Proteins encoded together in one Lathyrus oleraceus cultivar Zhongwan6 chromosome 5, CAAS_Psat_ZW6_1.0, whole genome shotgun sequence window:
- the LOC127079289 gene encoding uncharacterized protein LOC127079289: MLPWAPSQTDLRLHLMCQSKYAKSIVKKFGLENDSHKRTPTPTHLKLSKDEKGLSVDHSLNRSMISSLLYLTTSRPDITFAVRVCARYQVEPKTGSADDRKNPSPDNDSSEKTEENVPEHIAHERRCKKKAGLVINVEELTYDEEPLTNIVTPSIAKRLQRRKENTVAFEDSPSRISTGKSPVGPIRSWSKVVNPTTKRKDVSSSESEFDVEKDVQDITAIKRSSNKMPHDVRSKVPLDNASLHYVKNVQRWKYVIQRRVALERELGKDALKCKEVMELIEAVGLMKTFTHIGPCYENLIKEFVVTIPDGCDDLKIDDYGKVYVRGILVTFSTTVINKFLGILDEPQAKLEVTDDQVCKEITTK, from the exons ATGCTTCCTTGGGCTCCAAGTCAAACAGATCTAAGACTCCATCTTATGTGTCAAAGCAAATATGCTAAGAGTATTGTGAAGAAATTTGGATTGGAGAATGatagtcacaaaagaactcctaCACCTACCCACTTGAAGTTATCTAAAGATGAAAAAGGTTTAAGTGTTGATCATAGCTTAAATAGAAGCATGATTAGCAGCCTTCTATACCTTACAACAAGCAGACCAGATATAACTTTTGCAGTTCGTGTGTGTGCTAGGTATCAAGTAGAACCCAAA ACTGGtagtgctgatgataggaaaa ATCCAAGCCCTGACAATGACTCGAGTGAAAAAACGGAGGAAAACGTTCCTGAACATATTGCTCATGAGAGAAGATGTAAAAAGAAAGCTGGGCTTGTTATCAATGTTGAAGAACTTACTTATGATGAAGAACCCCTTACAAACATTGTTACTCCTAGTATTGCCAAGAGACTACAAAGACGTAAAGAAAACACTGTTGCTTTTGAAGATTCTCCCTCCAG AATCTCCACAGGAAAATCTCCCGTTGGACCCATTAGGTCATGGAGTAAAGTTGTTAACCCTACTACAAAGAGGAAAGATGTCTCTTCTAGTGAATCCGAGTTTGATGTTGAAAAGGATGTCCAGGATATCACCGCTATAAAAAGATCTTCTAACAAGATGCCTCATGATGTTAGGTCCAAAGTTCCACTCGACAATGCTTCTTTGCATTATGTGAAGAATGTACAAAGGTGGAAGTAtgtcattcagaggagggtagcCCTGGAAAGGGAATTGGGGAAGGATGCCCTTAAGTGTAAAGAGGTCATGGAACTGATAGAAGCTGTTGGATTGATGAAGACATTCACACACATTGGACCTTGCTATGAAAACTTAATAAAGGAGTTTGTGGTGACTATCCCTGATGGATGTGATGACCTGAAGATTGATGACTATGGAAAGGTATATGTGAGAGGAATTCTTGTAACATTCTCCACAACTGTGATCAATAAATTCCTAGGAATACTAGATGAACCTCAGGCTAAGCTAGAAGTTACTGATGATCAGGTGTGCAAAGAGATCACGACAAAGTAG